Proteins encoded in a region of the Diabrotica virgifera virgifera chromosome 4, PGI_DIABVI_V3a genome:
- the LOC114326797 gene encoding uncharacterized protein LOC114326797 isoform X1, giving the protein MFRLLPVIAASCFQLTALPVEMWSNILRLLDPLSLLATARSDPRFKSICLGDSVLRNNLRNAFEIERRQAEEIIRNPAKSITISREDAKRVFAANASKKITKKSVNLRHSLEVLKKKPMKTENKKKNNVYRLLKKFLTVDSKFSL; this is encoded by the exons ATGTTTCGATTATTACCAGTGATCGCTGCATCCTGCTTCCAGTTGACAGCGCTTCCTGTGGAAATGTGGTCTAATATTTTAAG ATTGTTGGATCCACTGTCATTATTGGCAACTGCAAGATCAGATCCTAGATTCAAGAGTATTTGTCTTGGTGACAGCGTGTTGAGAAATAATCTCCGGAATGCCTTCGAGATTGAAAGACGTCAGGCTGAAGAAATTATCCGGAATCCTGCAAAATCAATAACTATTTCCAGGGAGGATGCCAAAAGAGTATTTGCAGCTAACGCTTCCAAAAAGATCACCAAGAAATCTGTAAATTTGAGACATAGTTTGGAGGTACTCAAGAAAAAGCCCatgaaaacagaaaataaaaagaaaaacaatgtctATCGActgttaaaaaagtttttaactGTAGATTCTAAGTTTAGTTTGTAA
- the LOC114326799 gene encoding uncharacterized protein LOC114326799 yields the protein MFRLLPVIAASCFQLTALPVEMWYNILRLLDPLSLLATARSDPRFKSICLGDSVLRNNLRNAFEIERRQAEEIIRNPAKSITISREDAKRVFAANVSKKITKKYVNLRHSLEVLKKKPMKTENKKKNQCLSTVRKVFNCRI from the exons ATGTTTCGATTATTACCAGTGATCGCTGCATCCTGCTTCCAGTTGACAGCGCTTCCTGTGGAAATGTGGTATAATATTTTAAG ATTGTTGGATCCATTGTCATTATTGGCAACTGCAAGATCAGATCCTAGATTCAAGAGTATTTGTCTTGGTGACAGCGTGTTGAGAAATAATCTCCGGAATGCCTTCGAGATTGAAAGACGTCAGGCCGAAGAAATTATCCGGAATCCTGCAAAATCAATAACTATTTCCAGGGAGGATGCTAAAAGAGTATTTGCAGCTAACGTTTCCAAGAAGATCACcaagaaatatgtaaatttgaGACATAGTTTGGAGGTACTCAAGAAAAAGCCtatgaaaacagaaaataaaaagaaaaaccaaTGCCTATCGACTGTTAGGAAGGTTTTTAACTGTAGAATTTAA